In [Clostridium] cellulosi, one genomic interval encodes:
- a CDS encoding hypothetical protein (High confidence in function and specificity) has translation MIDFKNGSFFKLRPSADGAEMVAPILLPDENVVMSFKSVRDTVVFTNKRIITVNVQGLTGKKKDFSSLPYAKIQAFSVETAGTFDLDSELELYFSGLGKVRLEFLGNVDISSICRFISEYVLR, from the coding sequence GTGATTGATTTCAAAAATGGCAGTTTCTTCAAACTTCGTCCCTCTGCGGACGGTGCCGAAATGGTGGCCCCGATTCTGCTCCCCGACGAAAATGTCGTAATGTCCTTTAAGTCGGTGCGGGACACTGTAGTTTTTACCAACAAGCGAATTATTACCGTCAACGTACAGGGACTCACAGGCAAAAAGAAGGATTTTTCTTCTCTCCCGTATGCGAAAATCCAAGCGTTCTCAGTAGAAACAGCGGGAACATTTGACCTTGACAGTGAGTTGGAGCTTTATTTTAGCGGCCTTGGCAAGGTCAGACTTGAGTTTTTGGGAAATGTGGATATCAGCAGTATCTGCCGTTTTATCAGCGAGTATGTTTTGAGATAA
- a CDS encoding putative membrane protein (Hypothetical protein): MTYIIEILGTSWSTGNLIYDYLTGNAWWAWLIDAGFLVAGIVSGGTAALIKQAVKMGLKQAIKKLTKKEAIAL, translated from the coding sequence ATGACATATATTATTGAAATTTTGGGGACATCCTGGTCAACTGGTAACCTGATTTATGATTATTTAACAGGTAATGCCTGGTGGGCATGGCTTATTGATGCAGGTTTCCTCGTAGCCGGCATCGTCTCCGGTGGAACCGCCGCTCTGATAAAGCAAGCGGTAAAAATGGGTTTAAAACAGGCAATTAAGAAATTGACCAAGAAAGAGGCTATTGCTCTTTAA
- a CDS encoding putative membrane protein (Hypothetical protein), whose protein sequence is MCRHRPIFPGGRPPSIFGTDELNFRVRNGNGWVLIVIGTGYILILLIVVFGDP, encoded by the coding sequence ATGTGCCGGCACCGACCTATTTTCCCAGGCGGTCGCCCGCCAAGTATCTTCGGCACTGATGAGCTTAACTTCCGTGTTCGGAATGGGAACGGGTGGGTCCTCATCGTCATAGGCACCGGCTATATTCTAATTCTTCTTATTGTCGTTTTTGGTGACCCGTAG
- a CDS encoding hypothetical protein (High confidence in function and specificity), translating to MRQCPDRYTIRAGQNLPDKEFRYLRTVIVTAAVYRGFGSKLSLLPLTFRHRAGVSPYTSSFDLAETCVFAKQSPGPILCGSGFPEHPFSLGYGVNLPSSLTNPYPVGLRVLLLSTCVGLRYGRLVNTQGFSRLIPSTLRYSNFAPFRPALPSAGLWTS from the coding sequence TTGAGACAGTGCCCAGATCGTTACACCATTCGTGCGGGTCAGAACTTACCTGACAAGGAATTTCGCTACCTTAGGACCGTTATAGTTACGGCCGCCGTTTACCGGGGCTTCGGTTCGAAGCTCTCACTCCTCCCCTTAACCTTCCGGCACCGGGCAGGTGTCAGCCCCTATACTTCATCTTTCGATTTAGCAGAGACCTGTGTTTTTGCTAAACAGTCGCCTGGGCCTATTCTCTGCGGCTCTGGTTTCCCAGAGCACCCCTTCTCCCTAGGTTACGGGGTCAACTTGCCGAGTTCCTTAACAAACCCTTATCCCGTTGGCCTTAGAGTCCTCCTCCTGTCTACCTGTGTCGGTTTGCGGTACGGGCGCCTAGTCAATACACAAGGCTTTTCTCGCCTCATTCCATCCACACTTCGCTACTCTAATTTCGCTCCCTTTCGCCCAGCTCTACCATCGGCTGGGTTGTGGACTTCCTGA
- a CDS encoding hypothetical protein (Family membership), whose amino-acid sequence MRIFKRIISAFLLVLTVGIAGVVVINTCSYIFGFNNSLTTLMSGAMNTLDNAASGIVNAVYDIGEAAESLHSGGGPSGISKNPAIPVAPVTETPDSNAENTKQSSVSKPVAAEDLKSVWGKTGMDGLTVYEYGKSLLNNEERSAYCQIVDAVHNIKDSVTITSTLSPTNMKKVYQYFLYDHVEVFYIKGVNLRYIERNTKTEYTFDFEYRYDKKNIPGMRKKYRTMALKILSAADGLSTDYKKEKAIHDKLIKWCSYDIKAAEDPTIYAHPDSFSAYGAFVNRKAVCVGYAQAMKLLLSSVGIKSLYVTGTANGGGHAWNEVQIGGKWYFVDATFDDPVYVDSNGNYLDRNTVSYTYFNFKSKKDHVLGKFNSSDPFAADSENYEVMP is encoded by the coding sequence ATGAGAATTTTTAAAAGAATTATATCTGCATTCCTGCTGGTTCTAACTGTCGGAATAGCAGGCGTGGTTGTTATCAACACATGCAGTTACATATTCGGATTCAACAATAGCCTCACAACTCTGATGAGCGGAGCAATGAATACGCTCGATAACGCGGCGTCAGGGATAGTGAACGCAGTATACGATATTGGTGAGGCGGCGGAGTCTTTACATTCTGGCGGAGGCCCCTCAGGAATTAGCAAAAATCCGGCAATACCTGTTGCGCCAGTTACGGAAACTCCAGACTCAAATGCTGAAAATACTAAACAGTCGTCCGTATCAAAACCTGTTGCCGCGGAGGACCTTAAAAGCGTCTGGGGCAAAACCGGTATGGACGGCCTGACGGTGTATGAATACGGCAAGTCACTGCTTAACAACGAAGAAAGAAGCGCTTACTGCCAGATTGTTGACGCGGTTCACAATATCAAAGATTCAGTTACGATTACATCAACCTTAAGTCCTACAAATATGAAAAAGGTATATCAGTACTTTCTTTATGACCACGTGGAAGTTTTCTATATAAAAGGTGTTAATCTGCGTTATATCGAACGCAATACAAAAACGGAATACACATTTGATTTCGAATATAGGTATGACAAAAAGAATATACCAGGCATGAGGAAAAAGTATAGGACAATGGCGTTGAAGATTCTTTCTGCGGCAGACGGACTTTCTACAGATTATAAGAAAGAGAAAGCAATTCACGATAAGCTCATAAAATGGTGTTCTTATGACATTAAAGCCGCGGAAGATCCGACTATATATGCACATCCAGACAGTTTCAGTGCTTATGGAGCTTTTGTCAACCGCAAAGCCGTATGCGTTGGATATGCCCAGGCCATGAAACTGCTTCTAAGCTCGGTCGGTATTAAGTCACTTTATGTCACGGGTACGGCCAACGGCGGAGGCCACGCGTGGAACGAGGTTCAAATAGGCGGCAAGTGGTACTTTGTCGACGCGACATTTGACGACCCGGTTTATGTCGATAGTAATGGCAACTATTTAGACCGTAATACAGTTAGCTATACCTATTTCAACTTCAAGTCCAAAAAAGACCATGTGCTCGGAAAGTTCAACAGCAGCGACCCGTTCGCCGCAGATTCCGAGAATTATGAAGTAATGCCGTAA
- the azoR2 gene encoding FMN-dependent NADH-azoreductase 2 (High confidence in function and specificity) — translation MNTVLYIKANPKPDDVSRTFRIANQFIEAYKLKNRDDNIVTLDLYKEGINFLSPQDVKKHVAKPGEGKDDPVLKYAYQFLAADKYVFAEPLWNLGVPAILKAYIDYICVTNITFKYTANGPVGLCQGKKAVNITARGGEYSTGPNAAWELGDKYLKTILGFLGITDYTTIAANSLDIVGVDTETIISKAISDARRIAETF, via the coding sequence ATGAATACAGTTTTATATATTAAAGCAAACCCGAAACCCGACGATGTGTCGAGAACTTTCAGAATTGCAAACCAGTTTATAGAGGCGTATAAACTCAAGAATCGTGACGACAATATCGTAACGCTTGACCTTTATAAGGAAGGCATCAACTTCCTGTCGCCGCAGGATGTCAAGAAGCACGTTGCAAAACCGGGAGAAGGCAAAGACGACCCTGTATTAAAATATGCTTATCAGTTCCTTGCCGCTGACAAGTATGTATTTGCCGAACCGCTGTGGAATCTTGGTGTTCCCGCGATATTGAAGGCCTACATTGACTACATTTGCGTTACCAACATAACCTTCAAATATACAGCCAACGGGCCGGTTGGGCTATGCCAGGGCAAAAAAGCGGTCAATATAACCGCAAGAGGCGGTGAATATTCCACCGGTCCGAATGCAGCCTGGGAGCTTGGAGACAAGTACCTTAAAACTATACTCGGATTTTTAGGCATAACGGACTATACCACTATCGCCGCCAATTCACTTGACATTGTAGGTGTTGATACGGAGACCATCATTTCTAAAGCCATAAGTGACGCCCGCCGCATTGCCGAAACATTCTGA
- a CDS encoding hypothetical protein (Family membership): MGGYIGKCLSGRYVLQKIIAVGDKSIVYKAYDNLEDRTVAIKVFSGEVYIKKGMSKQFKRELNALTLLSFPGIVQVYDYEFDGPQKYIVMEYVEGLSLKDYLEKQKLLNWKDALNIAEQVLLALEYAHKKGIVHQNIKPENILLAADGTIKVMDFKISGLMDTKTKVITDLYRDYAIYSSPEPADEKADIYAVGALLFKMLTGSLPYVGSSAASAMQLWGNSKRKSKDKEAIPVGLKEIVLRAIQKNPELRYQSVSDMLGDINKLNLNPDITFNYDLGGKSTKKENSAWKKSASTLRATPVVIGVFIPIFIALLIALILMAVGKNIIFPSKVKVPNLVGKDYKSVMADPKYKDIDINMLTTEYSDTYPAGTIVSQNPLPETTVEKGSRIDVFVSLGPEKLTIPDVTGMKESDAVSTLNNAGFKKVKTNKVYDNVIESGFVVRLEPSVNTQVSADTEITVYVSMGADPKNRLITVPNLSGMSYEKAINKLKALGLKAGTKTYKNSDAAANTVISQNPAANSRVAAGTRVNLVISSGKKTAADSNISNNKAADSGKNKPSFNFKWQIDWKNGFPPKK; this comes from the coding sequence ATGGGAGGATATATTGGGAAATGCTTGTCAGGCAGATATGTTTTGCAAAAAATTATAGCCGTCGGAGATAAATCAATAGTTTATAAAGCTTATGACAATTTGGAGGATAGAACTGTAGCCATAAAAGTATTTAGCGGAGAAGTTTATATAAAAAAGGGGATGAGCAAACAGTTTAAAAGGGAGCTCAATGCACTCACCCTCTTATCATTTCCGGGTATCGTTCAGGTTTATGATTATGAATTTGATGGCCCGCAAAAATATATAGTCATGGAGTATGTTGAAGGACTAAGTTTAAAAGACTATTTGGAAAAGCAGAAACTTCTGAATTGGAAAGATGCGCTAAATATTGCGGAACAGGTGCTGTTGGCACTGGAATATGCACATAAGAAAGGCATTGTCCATCAGAACATAAAGCCGGAGAATATTCTGCTGGCCGCTGACGGGACAATAAAAGTTATGGATTTTAAGATTAGCGGGCTCATGGATACCAAAACCAAAGTGATAACTGACTTATACCGCGATTATGCAATCTATTCAAGTCCAGAGCCGGCTGATGAAAAAGCAGATATCTATGCGGTCGGAGCGCTGCTGTTCAAAATGCTGACCGGCAGCCTGCCTTATGTTGGGAGCAGCGCGGCATCTGCAATGCAGCTTTGGGGAAATTCTAAACGGAAGAGCAAAGATAAGGAAGCGATACCTGTAGGGCTTAAGGAAATAGTTCTTCGTGCAATACAGAAAAATCCAGAACTGCGATACCAATCGGTATCAGATATGCTCGGTGATATAAATAAACTCAATTTAAATCCTGACATCACTTTTAATTATGATTTAGGCGGTAAATCTACAAAGAAAGAAAACAGTGCATGGAAAAAGTCGGCTTCAACGTTGCGCGCCACCCCAGTTGTGATTGGAGTATTCATTCCTATTTTTATAGCGCTGCTCATTGCCCTCATTCTTATGGCAGTCGGCAAAAATATTATATTTCCTTCAAAAGTTAAGGTGCCAAATCTCGTCGGCAAGGATTATAAAAGCGTCATGGCCGACCCGAAATATAAAGATATTGACATCAATATGCTGACAACAGAATATAGCGACACCTATCCCGCTGGAACTATCGTCTCCCAGAATCCGCTGCCCGAAACGACTGTGGAAAAAGGCTCCCGTATTGATGTATTCGTCAGTTTGGGGCCGGAAAAATTAACGATTCCGGATGTTACAGGGATGAAAGAGTCCGACGCAGTATCTACGCTAAACAACGCCGGATTTAAGAAAGTGAAAACGAATAAGGTATACGATAATGTAATTGAATCTGGGTTTGTGGTGAGACTCGAGCCATCAGTAAATACGCAAGTATCAGCAGATACGGAAATCACTGTCTATGTAAGTATGGGCGCTGATCCTAAGAATAGGCTTATAACAGTTCCCAATCTTTCGGGAATGAGTTATGAGAAGGCAATAAATAAACTTAAAGCTTTAGGCCTTAAAGCAGGGACAAAAACCTATAAAAATTCAGATGCGGCGGCAAATACGGTTATTTCACAAAACCCTGCCGCAAATTCACGTGTTGCTGCTGGCACTCGCGTCAATCTTGTAATCAGCAGCGGCAAAAAAACCGCCGCCGACAGCAACATATCAAATAATAAAGCTGCCGACAGCGGCAAAAATAAACCTTCATTTAATTTCAAATGGCAAATAGATTGGAAGAATGGTTTTCCGCCTAAGAAATAA